A genomic segment from bacterium encodes:
- a CDS encoding sigma-54 dependent transcriptional regulator → MPPKILVADDEPQMRSALRAALEKSGYDTTLVSDGRKALEEAEKRVYDMIITDMKMPGLDGLALLERIRRDNLAPNVVLITAYGTIDAAVSAMKMGALDFLRKPFAMADLETVLSRAFEEPFADGTAETHQVFASRQQDFREIVTSNPTFKEILYLAKRIALSELTVLVTGESGTGKELVARLIHQESRRARNPFVAINCAAVPDNLLESELFGYEKGAFTGANSSRQGKFELATGGTLLLDEIGEMPLTLQAKLLRVLQEREVDRVGGRFPIPIDTRVIVTTNCNLVERVEEGRFREDLFYRINVIPLELLSLRERKEDIVTLSHYFCEMYCREIGKPTKYLSEEAAAFVFDYDWPGNVRELENAIQRGVVLSTTDRIEIYDLIWDARRKRIPMVNTRGAEEASPKRKVEVEVGTSLAETEKKLILATLEQTNGKKAQAAEILGVTVRTLRNKLNLYRKEEDPKDRKNESQEART, encoded by the coding sequence ATGCCGCCGAAAATCCTTGTCGCAGACGATGAACCGCAGATGAGAAGCGCACTTCGCGCTGCGCTGGAGAAGTCCGGATACGACACGACACTGGTCTCGGACGGTCGCAAGGCGCTTGAGGAGGCCGAAAAGCGCGTCTATGACATGATCATAACCGACATGAAGATGCCAGGGCTGGACGGCCTGGCGCTGCTCGAGCGAATTCGGCGGGACAATCTCGCCCCAAATGTAGTCCTCATCACCGCCTACGGAACGATCGACGCAGCGGTATCCGCGATGAAGATGGGGGCCCTGGACTTCCTTCGCAAACCATTCGCGATGGCCGATCTCGAGACGGTGCTCTCAAGGGCGTTCGAGGAGCCTTTTGCCGATGGGACCGCTGAGACACATCAGGTATTCGCTTCCCGTCAGCAGGACTTCCGCGAGATCGTAACGAGCAATCCGACGTTCAAGGAGATTCTGTATCTTGCAAAACGAATCGCCCTCAGCGAGCTGACCGTCCTCGTAACCGGCGAGTCCGGAACGGGAAAAGAGCTCGTGGCGAGACTGATTCATCAGGAGAGTCGCAGGGCTCGGAATCCTTTTGTCGCCATCAATTGCGCCGCTGTCCCTGACAATTTGCTTGAGAGTGAGCTGTTCGGGTATGAGAAGGGCGCGTTCACGGGGGCCAACTCGTCTAGGCAGGGCAAGTTCGAGCTGGCGACCGGCGGCACGCTTCTTCTAGATGAGATCGGCGAGATGCCGCTCACTTTGCAGGCGAAGCTTCTGAGAGTGCTCCAGGAGCGGGAGGTTGACCGCGTTGGCGGCCGTTTCCCCATTCCAATCGATACAAGGGTGATAGTAACAACCAACTGCAACTTGGTAGAAAGGGTCGAGGAGGGCAGATTCCGCGAGGACCTGTTCTACCGGATTAACGTCATCCCGCTCGAGCTTCTTTCCCTTCGGGAACGCAAAGAGGACATAGTTACGCTCTCACACTACTTCTGCGAGATGTATTGCCGGGAGATCGGCAAGCCAACCAAGTATCTCTCAGAGGAGGCGGCGGCCTTCGTGTTCGATTATGATTGGCCCGGCAATGTCCGGGAATTGGAGAACGCTATCCAGAGGGGTGTTGTCCTTTCTACGACCGATCGCATCGAGATATACGACCTCATCTGGGACGCGAGGAGAAAGCGAATACCCATGGTCAATACTCGCGGTGCTGAAGAGGCTTCACCCAAACGGAAGGTCGAAGTCGAAGTCGGCACCTCGCTAGCCGAGACGGAGAAGAAACTGATACTCGCGACGCTCGAGCAGACGAACGGTAAAAAAGCACAGGCGGCCGAAATACTGGGCGTAACGGTGCGAACGCTTCGCAATAAACTGAACCTTTACAGGAAAGAAGAAGACCCGAAGGACAGGAAAAATGAGTCGCAAGAAGCCCGCACATAA